A genomic window from Lotus japonicus ecotype B-129 chromosome 1, LjGifu_v1.2 includes:
- the LOC130731989 gene encoding uncharacterized protein LOC130731989 produces MSPQPSRVNRSYSKDVALLKSPSSGVDVMKEWRKKFVAASSLEVSNAPATVHASIGESVSADPNVIVPNVIHEISVESVSVPNVEPHVETLVETTSDVNMEPSARNPNPIVDTSELDLQIHQSALGSEPSTVCKKSVIESVHELLSFWS; encoded by the coding sequence atgtctccacagccatctagggtgaatagatcatattcaaaggatgttgctcttcttaaatctccgagttctggtgtagatgttatgaaggaatggaggaagaaatttgttgctgcaagttctcttgaagtctcaaatgcaccagcaactgttcatgcaagcataggtgAATCTGTAAGTGCAGATCCTAATGTTATTGTGCCTAATGTGATTCATGAGATATCAGTTGAATCTGTTTCTGTTCCCAATGTTGAACCTCATGTTGAGACATTAGTTGAGACTACTTCAGATGTGAATATGGAACCCTCTGCTAGAAATCCAAACCCCATTGTTGACACATCTGAACTTGATCTCCAAATCCATCAATCTGCCTTGGGTTCTGAACCATCTACCGTTTGTAAGAAGTCAGTTATTGAAAGTGTTCATGAATTGTTGTCATTCTGGTCTTAG